The nucleotide sequence CACCCGCGCCGGGGATTATGTTCGCGACATGCTTTCAGAGACGTCGGGCTACGAGGGCGAACTTGCCGCCATCGAGGATTTGCCGACCGCCGCCTGCAGCGCCGACCTGTGCGCCGCCCATTTCACGCGCGACGGTCGCACCTGGCGGCTGCTGGCGACCCGCAGCCGCCGCTATGTCGACTATGAGCCGCTGGAACGCGCCTGCGCCGCGGCCGATATCGTCGTCAGCGATCGCAGCTTGCCGCGCACCTGCCTCCCCCGCTGGCTCAAAGCCGACCGCACATTGCTGGAGCGCACCGGCGGCCTTGCCATCACGCTGGGCGACCGGCCTCGCGTCGTCACGGTCCGCGACCGGGTAGGGCGCCATCCCTGGATGCGCTTCGACTGAGCGGAACCGCGCCATGCAGGCCGACGTTCGCGCAGGATGGCGGAGGACAAGCCGACATTCTGGACCGGCGGCCATGGTCGCCGGCGCATCGAGGATTACGGCCTCATCGGCGACAGCGAGACGGCGGCGCTGGTCAGCCGCACCGGCTCGATCGACTGGCTGTGCTGGCCGCGCTTCGACTCCGAAGCTTGCCTCGCCGCCTTGCTCGGCGACGAGGGCAACGGCTTCTGGCGCATTGCGCCCTGCGGCGAGATCCGCGGGACCCGCCGGCGCTATCGCGGCAACACGCTGATCCTTGAGACCTTGTTCGAGACGGATGAAGGCAAGGTCCTCCTGATCGACCTGATGCCCTTGAGAGGCCGCAATTCCGATATCGTTCGCGTGCTCGTCGGCCGGGAGGGGCGGGTGACGATCCGCTCGGTGCTCGACCTGCGCTTCGAATATGGCAAGCTCCGCCCGCTCATCCGGCGGGTCGAGGATGGCGAGATCTCAGCGATCGCCGGGCCGCACGGCATCGTCCTCAGGAGCGACCGGGAGCTCAGTGTCGAGGAAACCGCCATCGTCGGCGAATGCACGGTCGAGGAGGGCGATCGCGTCAATTTCGTGCTCACCTATTTCCCGTCGCACACCGACGTGCCGGAGCCGGTCGATGTCGCCGCGGCCGTGAAGGAGACGGAGGCCTTCTGGCAGGATTGGGCCGGACGGTGCACCTATAAGGGCCCCTATCGCGACGCGGTCGTGCGCTCGCTCGTCACGCTCAAGGCCCTCACCTATCGTCCCACGGGAGGAACGGTCGCCGCCGCAACGGCCTCGCTCCCCGAGTCCATGGGCGGGGAACGCAACTGGGATTATCGCTATTGCTGGCTGCGCGACGCCGCCTTCATGCTGCTCGCCTTCGTCCACGGCGGTTACCGGGAGGAAGCCGCGGCGTGGCGCGACTGGCTGATTCGCGCAGGAGCGGGCGAACCCGGCGACGCCAAGCCGCTCTACGCCCTCGACGGCGATCAAGGCATTCTCGAACGGCCGGCCCCCTGGCTCAAGGGCTTCAACGGGTCGCAGCCGGTGCGGTTCGGCAACGCGGCGCACGACCAACTCCAGCTCGACGTCTTCGGGGAGGTGATCGACTCTCTTCATCTAGCCCGCGGCCGCGGTCTTGAAGCCGATGGATATGAATGGGATCTCCAGCGCAAGCTTCTGGAGGCGCTTGAGAAATGCTGGCAAGGTCCGGACGCCGGAATCTGGGAAGTCCGCTCCAACCCACAGAATTTCATTCATTCGAAGGTGCTCGCCTGGGCGGCGTTCGACCGGGGCGTGCGGAGCTTCGAGGGGCATTGCGAGCACGGCGTGCTGGAACGCTGGGCCCGCGTGCGCGACGAAATACGCGACCAGGTGCTCGCCAGGGGCTTCGATAGGGAGAGGAACAGCTTCGTCCGCTCCTATGAATCGCGCGAACTGGACGCGAGCACGCTGCTGCTGCCGATCGTCGGCTTCATCGATGCCAACGATCCACGCGCGATCGGGACTACGCGCGCGATCGAAACGGAGCTGATGAAGGACGGGCTCGTCCAGCGCTACGATACCAGTCGCTCACCGGATGGTTTGCCGCCCGGCGAGGGAAGCTTCCTGGCCTGCAGCTTCTGGCTGGTCGACAATTATCACCTGCAGGGCCGGCGCGATGACGCCCATGCGCTGTTCGAGAGATTGCTGGGCCTTGCGAACGATCTGGGGCTGCTCTCCGAGCAATATAATGCCGCCAAGGGTTTCATGCTCGGCAACTTCCCCCAAGCGTTGTCGCACCTCGCGCTGGTGAACAGCGCCTATAATCTTTCGGAAGCAAAGGGCCCTGCCGAGGAGCGGCTGAGCAAGGCTAGCCCTCGTCCCGCCGGGCCAGCATGAAGCCCAGCCCGGCGCCCGCCGCGACCGCCGCGACCGCCCCCGCGACCGCGCCGCGATTGCGGTTGAGCCACATCTGCGTGCTGGTCGCATGGGCGACGTCGTCGAACCGGCCATGGGCGGCGAAGTCGCCGGGCACCGGCTCGAAGAGATTGTCTTTCCGGCCGGGCGACACCGGCGCAGGGGCGGATTGCCCGTCCACGCCGGTTTCGGCCAGATACTCGTCGAGCAGGGCAGAGGCGGCTTCATCGCCGAGGATCGCCTCGAGCGTGGTCGATCCGACCCAGACTTCCTTGCGGTTGGCGTGGGCCGCGAAATGGATGGCGCGCGCGGCGACCTCGGGCTGATAGATCTTGCCGACCGGCCTCGGCTTCTTGCCCATATGGGTCCGCGCCCACTCGAATTGCGGCGTGTTGAGCGCCGGCAGCTGGACCATGCACATCCTGACCTGGCTGCCGCGGTAGTCGAGCTCCGGACGGACGGAATCGAGGAAGCCCTGAACGGCGTGTTTGGCGCCGCAATAGGCCGACTGGAGCGGAATCCCGCGATAGGCGAGGGCGGAGCCGACCAGCACGATCATGCCGCTGTCGCGCGGCAGCATCCGTTTCAGCGCGGCCCGCGTGCCGTGGACCTGGCCCATATAGGTGACTTCGGTGACGCGCCGATATTCCTCCGGCGTCATCTCCATGAAGGGCGAGAAGATGCCGGCGAAAGCGTTGTTGATCCAGATATCGATCGGCCCCAGCTCGCGCTCGATCCGTTCCGCCGCCGCCTCCACGGCGTCGCAGTCGGTCACGTCGACCGAGATGCCGAGTGCCCGCCCGCCCATCGCCTCCACTTCGGCGCAGGCAGCATCGATCCGCTCTTTCCCTCGCGCCAGGACTACGACGTCAGCGCCGGCCTTGGCGAACTCGCGCACGGTCGCCCGCCCAACCCCGGCCGAGCCACCCGTCACCACCACTATTTCCCCCTGCTTATGCTCGGGCATGATGCTTTATCCCTGGTGCATGTCGTTGCACGAACGGGACGAGGGGCCAGCAAGTTCCGTGACGGCGGCTTACCTTGGCTCGCGTCAGGATGCCTGCCGCATCCCCTCACATGTTCGCCATCGCAATTGCTTCCCGGCCTCGCGGACATGAGTCCGTGGCCCGTGGCCGAATTCCAGATGCCAGTGCGGTCCCGTGCCCTGATAGCGGCCTCGGCCCGACTCCCAAATGAGCGACTGCACTTCGACCTGCGCCAGGCGTGCCGCCGCAAAGATCTGCTGCCGGGTCAGGCCGACGATGTCCCGAGCACGGTCGAGCACATGGGCGCTGTTGAGTACGCGGGTGACGCCTCTCCGAAAAAGCGCCCGCTGCAACGCCGCCGTGCGCCTGCCGCTCGTTATGCGACCTCCAAGCTGTTGAATGGCCCGGTCGATCGTGACGAGGCCCTTGCGCCGAACGGCAGCGCCGGAGCTCCTGGTGCCGACCTTGGAAGGGATAGAGAGACCGGCGGTGACCGGTATTTGGCTGCACAATTTCGTCGCTGTCGTATCGAAGACCGACTCAGATTGCAGCTCGCGATAGTTGTTCGGCGTGTCCGGCAAGCGGCCCGAACCCAGAAGAGAGCCTTCGCCATTATGCCGGCTCCATTCCAGTGCCGACATCTTCCAGGCAATACAGTCGAAGCGCACCCGAACTCTTTCCTCGTGCGCGGCGCCGCCGCCTTGTGGGAACCTCTGCCTCAGCCAAGCTACCGGCTGCCCGCGTTCGACTTTCAGACTGGCCGAATCGATATGCCAACCGTCGGCAGCACCGTCAGGCACGCACGCGTTCACCCAATTCGCGGCCCAGGCCGAACTGGTCACACCGGCCACCAATAGGGAAAGCAAAGCGGCGCGAACCACATGATCCTCCCAAGTGCCCAGCCATCGTGGCCGTCGCAGAGCAAATCTTACCAGAGCTTAGTCCAGCTTGCATCATCTGCCTACGAGCGAAGAAGTTGCCGTCGCAAAAGGCGAGTACCTGGCCGCCTTTCTCGTAAGATTCGTTACGGCTAAAAGGAATCTGCGCGATGACGCAAAACAGTTTGTCAGCCCCTCATCTATACGGCACAGCCTTCCTGGCTCGGCAGGTCGAGAAAAGTCGTCGACTCACCGCACCACTGCGTGTTTTACGGTAAGACTCACGTCAGCCTGAGATTTAGTTGGAGAGCGGGCAAAAGTAGTACGGGCAGCGAAACAAATTCATCTTTTGACTCGCCGAGTCGCAATCGCACGCCCTTGCTGGCGCGGAGCCCTTCTGGCTTGAGCTCCCGCCGTTTCGCTGGTGAATCCGGCTTATTAGAATGTCAGGTCTATGAACAAATTGAATGAAGGCGCCTTGAAGCAGGCCATTGCTGCAACCAAGAGCCACTACAAATATGCGGCTGCGTTCAGCGCGTTGCTGAATATTCTTTTCATATTTCCTGTGCTGTACATGCTTCAGGTCTATGATCGGGTTGTTCCGACTCAAGGCACCTTGACGCTCGTCTTGTTGACGATCGTCCTGATGTTCGCCCTGATGACCCTGTCCTTGCTCGATTATTCCCGGTCGAGGCTGCTCGTTCGAGCCAGTGCACGGCTGGATCAGGTGCTGGCGCGTCCCATCCTGTCCATGGCGCTGGGATCGTCGGATCGATCGGATATCGGGCTGCGCCAGGCGATGCGTGAATTCGACACCCTGCGCCAGACGGTGAGCGGCACCAGCATTCTGGCGCTCCTCGATGCCCCCTGGACGCCGATCTACATCCTGATCTGTTTCCTCATCCATCCGCTGCTCGGGCTGCTGGCGTTCGGGGGAGCGGCAGGCCTGATCTTCATCGCATGGCGCAATGAGCAGGCGACGCATCTGCCGCTCAAGGACGCGAATGATGCCGCCGCGCGCGCTTATGCCAGCCAGGACGCGAGCGCCGCATCGGCGGACACCATTCGCGCACTCGGCATGCGCGAGGCGATCGTGAACCGGCACCTGCGCGAGCGCGAGACGATGATGCGTCTGCAAACCGAGGCGAGCTTCAAGTCGAGCACGCATGTGGCGGCCTCGAAGTTCGTCCGGCTGGCGCTCCAATCCGGTGCGCTGGGCCTGGGAGCGCTGCTCGCGATCAATGACCAGATCTCTCCGGGCGCGATCTTCGCGGCGATGTTCCTGGTTGGCAGAGCCTTGGCCCCGATCGATCAGATGCTGGGCGCCTGGAGGAACATCGTCCAGATGAGAGACGCGCATCGCTCATTGTCGAAGCTCCTCCTCCTTCACGATTCAAAATCGGAACAGACGACGCTCCCCCCTCCCCAGGGCCGGATCGAAGTCGAGAATGTCAGCGTGTTCGGCAAATCCGAGGAACGGCCGATCCTGAGCGGCGTCCGCTTCGCGGTCGAACCGGGGGAAGTCGTCGGCATTGTCGGGCCCAGCGGGGCAGGCAAGTCGACCCTGGCGCGGGTCATCGCCGGCGCCCTCACTCCGGACCGCGGGACGGTGAGGTTTGGCGGCGCTGAACAGACGGACTGGGATCCGGAGATCCTGGCCCAGCATGTCGGCTATATGCCGCAGGAGCCGACGCTGTTCGCGGGCACGATCAAGGACAATATCGCGAGGTTCAGGTCCAATACCGCCTCTGGAGGTCGGTCGGTCGATGCCGCCGCCATTGAAGCGGCCAAGCTTACCGGGGCGCACGACGTCATTCTGCGCTTGTCCGGCGGCTATGACTATGAGCTCGATTGGGGCGGTCGCGGCTTGTCGACGGGCCAGGCGCAACGGATCGCCTTTGCGAGGGCGGTCTTCGGTTCGCCCGACTTCCTCGTGCTGGACGAGCCGAATTCCCACTTGGATGCGGACGGCGACCTGCAACTCATCACCACGCTGGGAGAGCTCAAGGCCAACGGCGTCACGATCCTCATCGTTACGCACAAGCTCAGCATATTGCCGATCGTCGACAAGCTCGTCGTGATGCAGGACGGGCGGGTCGAGATGTACGGCCCTCGCGACGACGTGATGGGTCGAATCGCGCCGCCGGAACCGAAACGGCCGGTGACGCACGTTCAGGCGGGCACCGAAGGAGACATCAGGTGAGGCAGGATCTCGTGCTTTCGGGCAAGCGGGCCGTTGCGAATGTGGGCGGGTTCCCTGTTGTCGGCCCAGACTATGGCGCGACGGGTGACCCGTCCCGCGAAATTCGCTTCGGCCTGATCATCGCCGCGATCTTCTTTATCGGCTTCCTCGGATGGGCGGCGATCGCGCCCATGGACGCCGCCGCTTATGCGGATGGCAAGCTGGTCGTGTCGGGACAGCGTCAAACGGTTCAGCATCGCGATGGCGGCATCGTCGGGGCACTCTACGTCACCGAGGGGCAGCAGGTCCGTCGCGGTCAGGTTCTGATGCAGCTCGCCGCCTCCGAGCTGCTCGCGCAGGAACGGTCCCTTACGTCGCAGTTCATCGGCCTCTTGGCACAAAAGGCCAGGCTCCAGGCCGAGCAGGCGGGCCGAAATGTCATTCCGATGCCCGCGGGGCTTGCCGGATTGAGCGGCGAGGATGCTTCGATCGCGCAAGAAGCGTTGAGGCTGCAGCAAATGCAATTGCAGACGCGCTCGTCCCTTCTGGAGGCGCAGCGGGCGGCGTTCGGGCAGCGCACGGCGCAGATAGCGCACGAGGCGGACGGTTATCGAAGCCAGTTGGAATCCGCCGCGGAACAGGAACGCCTCCTCACCGAGGAGCTTCGTGGTCTCAAGGAACTGGCCGCCAAGGGTTTCGTATCCCGCAACCGCATTCGCGCCCTCGAGCGGGCCCGAGCGGAATTGCGCGGACAGCGCGGGCAGTATCGCGCCTCGATCGCCGGATCGGGCGAGGCGGTGGGCGAAGCCCGTGTCCGCATACTCGAGCTCGAGCGCGAGCATCAGGAGCGCGTCGCTGCCGAGTTGCGTGAGGTCGAAACGACGCTGCGCGACGTGCAGCCGAGGCTGACCTCCGCGCGCGACCAGTTGAGACGCACAGCGATCAAGGCCCCGGTCGGCGGTGCCGTTGTCGGACTTAGCGTCTTTACCGTGGGCGGCGTGGTTGCGCCTGGCCAGAAGCTGTTGGATGTCGTGCCGAGGAACGCGCCGATGCTGGTCGAGGCCCGAGTGGCGCCGAAGGATGCGGACGACCTCGCACCCGGGCAAACTGGCCTCGTGCGCTTTCCCGGCCTTCACGAGCGGAACCTGCCCAATCTCGAAGGACGGATAACCCGTATCTCCGCGGACGCGCTCGTCGACGAGCGCACCGGCGAGAGCTATTTCACGGTCGACGTGGAGGTCCCGCTGGAGGAGCTGAAAGGCCTGCGGGGCGAAGGCGACGGTAAGCTGGCCTTGAGAGCCGGTATGCCCGCTCAGGTTCTCATCCCGCTGAGGAAGCGGACGGCGCTCCAATATGCGTTTGAACCGCTCTTCGCGGGCATGTGGAGGTCGCTCCGGGAGCAGTAAGGCAGCAGGGAGGCGACGGTGGTCTATCTATTCATGGGCATGTTGCTGCTCACCGTCGCCGCCATTGCCGGCGCCCATTTCGGGCTGATGTGGTTGTTCAGGGAAGACGGCGAAGCGAGCGACCGACCGGTACTCCGCCCAGCCTCACGTGACGCGGGAATCTGGCGTGCCTTCGTGCTGTGGCGGCGGGGTAAACCGCCCCTGATCGCCGACCGAGCCAACCCCAAGCGCTAGGGAGCGGAAGAAAGGCTCAGTCGGGATAGGCGTGATCTGCAAGAGCGCCTTGACGCGGCTCTCGGGCGCTGGCGCGGTCGGCGGCCCTCATCATTCGGCGGTCTAGCCGTCTCCATTGGGCATATTGTTCCATCCACATATCGGCAGGGCGCGGCGGGCCGTAATAGGCGCCGGCAGCCTCGATCGCCTTGACCAGCCTTGCCTGGCGGACCTGCCCCGACGGCAGGATCGCACCGTCGGCGGCCATGGCGGCCAACAGCCGCGATCCCCAGCCTTCTGCCAGCAGACGACGAATATGATCCCCGCGGCATCGCTCCGAACCGGGCTCGTCGAGCATGATGCCGATCGGGCGATGGCCGTAACGAAAGCGGGCGCATCTCGGGCGAAGGGTGTCCAGCACCTCCGCGGCGGCGTCGACTCCCTCCCGCAGATCGATCGTGATCTCGCTCTTCACCCCCGGTGCGGCGAGGCCCTTGGTGAACTCGCGCCAGGCGGCGAACGAACCCAGCTCCTCCGCAACGCCTCGAAGATACCAGTAACGGTTGAGCGCGGAGTAAAGCATCAGATAAGCAGACCTCAGGCCGCGCCGCTCAAGCGGGCCGAGGAGCCGGGCGATGAGCGTGGCCGGCCCGTCGCCACGGTGCTTAGCCATAAACAGGCCGCGGTCGGCCAGCCGCTGCAGACGGCGCGAGCGCATGCGGAACTGCCACGCTTTCAATCTGATCTTAATATGTGGATGTTTCCGCCCCATTCGTATGTCCGACCGGCCCTCCTCGAAGGCTCGCCGAAACGACCCTTCAAGCGACATGGTCAAATGCTCGTGATGATAACCAAGAGCGCCGGGCGCAAAGGCGAAGCGCACGCCTCTGCGCATCAGACGCACGCCGAGCTCATAATCCTCCCGCGCGTAGCGGAATTGCGCGTCCAGGCCCCCGATGCTGCGCCACAGCTCGGCGGATATTGAGAGATTGCCGGTCAGCAGGTCGCGATAGCTGAACCGGTGTCCAGGTCTTGCGATCTCCTCGAAATGCTTGGTCCACCAATGGCGAACGCGCAGTCGGAACAGGCTTTTCGAGGCGTAGGGATAGGGAGGGTAGGGCCCAATGACGACGTTCTCGGACTCGCCCTGATGGGCCTCTACATGAGCGGCCACAAACTCAGGCTCCGGCAGGACGTCGTCGTCGAGGAATATCAGCAATTGCCCCTGTGCCGCCGCGGCGCCGATGTTACGACCCTCGGCGGGGCCGACGCCATCTGCCTCAAGCACCCTCAGGAGAAAGTCGGGACGATAGGAGGCCAGCATCTCCAACGTGTCGTCGACGCACCCGTCGGCGACTACGACGACTTCGAACGACTGCTGCGCGAAGTCCTGCCTGCCGAGCGCATCGAGCACACGCTGCAGCAGCGCGCAGCGATTATGGCTCGGGATGATGATGCTGATCCCGGCAGTCGCGTCACTGGCCATGGGCCGCTCTCCGCCGGGCGCGCATGTACAATAGGGGGCCGGCTATCCCGCCACGAAGCTGGGCAAGCTGCATGCGCGCAGCCGTGGCGCCCGGCCGCCTCAGCAGCGAGCGCGCGAGGGCGCGAATCTGGCGGCGCGTCCATTTCGCGACATGCACTCCCGCCGCCCAGTTCCCTTCGAAGAGCATTGCCTTGGTGAGAATGGCGAAGGCCGCAGCTTCGTAACCGTAAACCTGCCGCTCGAGCTCGGTCATCGTGCGCCTGTGCCGGTGCCAGTTCAGCGCCTCCGGGTCGTAGGCAATGCGATAGCCGGCAGCGAGGATCCTCCGGAAAAGGTCGGAATCTCCGCCCGCCATAGTCGGCGTTCCCGCATCGAGTGCTTCGTCGAAGGGGCCGACCAGCTCGACGACCGACCTGCGGAGCGCCATGTTGACTCCGGCGCCCACATGCCAGGCGAGAAAAGGGTCCAGGCTCCCCGCATCGTGGGTGACGCGCTTGAAGCCGCGAACGAACCCGCCGAACCGTTGAAAGGTGATCTGGGCATCGGTCTCGAGTTCCAGGGCCATGGTGAGCCCCGTCGACGCCAGCACGAGCGGATCCGAGAAGTTCCTGAGAAGGTTGCGCAGCCAAAGCGGATCAGGGGCCGCATCATCATCGGTGAACGCGACGATTTCGTGCTTCGCCTCCCGCAAGGCGCGATTCCTCGCCACATCCAGTCCGGGGCGGTCCTCGCGGACATAAGTGACGCGGCCGACCCGCTCGACAAGCTGACGGGTCGCGTCGCTGGTCGGAGCGTTGTCGATGACCAGTATCTCCTGGTCATCGTCCGGCATGTCGAGCAAGGCCGCGAGGCAGCGCTCCAGATCGTCGACCCGGTCACGGGTGCAGACCGCAACCGTGGCGGCGAGGCCGGTCGCAGCCGGCGGCGGAGGCTGAGACAGGCCCAATTCGCGTTGCAACCAGGCTTCCCAGAAGCCGGAATCGGCCGCCTCCAGCAAGCGTTCGCGAAGGTCGTCCGCTTCGAGCCCCCGCAGGGTCAGCAGCGCCTGACCGCACGGGCGGCCATCGAGTCGCAACAGGACGAGCGCCCCATCACAGGCGCCGTTTCCTTCCAACCCTTCCGGCAGCCTCGAAAAGTCCAGG is from Sphingosinicella humi and encodes:
- a CDS encoding glycoside hydrolase family 15 protein, coding for MAEDKPTFWTGGHGRRRIEDYGLIGDSETAALVSRTGSIDWLCWPRFDSEACLAALLGDEGNGFWRIAPCGEIRGTRRRYRGNTLILETLFETDEGKVLLIDLMPLRGRNSDIVRVLVGREGRVTIRSVLDLRFEYGKLRPLIRRVEDGEISAIAGPHGIVLRSDRELSVEETAIVGECTVEEGDRVNFVLTYFPSHTDVPEPVDVAAAVKETEAFWQDWAGRCTYKGPYRDAVVRSLVTLKALTYRPTGGTVAAATASLPESMGGERNWDYRYCWLRDAAFMLLAFVHGGYREEAAAWRDWLIRAGAGEPGDAKPLYALDGDQGILERPAPWLKGFNGSQPVRFGNAAHDQLQLDVFGEVIDSLHLARGRGLEADGYEWDLQRKLLEALEKCWQGPDAGIWEVRSNPQNFIHSKVLAWAAFDRGVRSFEGHCEHGVLERWARVRDEIRDQVLARGFDRERNSFVRSYESRELDASTLLLPIVGFIDANDPRAIGTTRAIETELMKDGLVQRYDTSRSPDGLPPGEGSFLACSFWLVDNYHLQGRRDDAHALFERLLGLANDLGLLSEQYNAAKGFMLGNFPQALSHLALVNSAYNLSEAKGPAEERLSKASPRPAGPA
- a CDS encoding glycosyltransferase, with the translated sequence MPHAVLDLDFSRLPEGLEGNGACDGALVLLRLDGRPCGQALLTLRGLEADDLRERLLEAADSGFWEAWLQRELGLSQPPPPAATGLAATVAVCTRDRVDDLERCLAALLDMPDDDQEILVIDNAPTSDATRQLVERVGRVTYVREDRPGLDVARNRALREAKHEIVAFTDDDAAPDPLWLRNLLRNFSDPLVLASTGLTMALELETDAQITFQRFGGFVRGFKRVTHDAGSLDPFLAWHVGAGVNMALRRSVVELVGPFDEALDAGTPTMAGGDSDLFRRILAAGYRIAYDPEALNWHRHRRTMTELERQVYGYEAAAFAILTKAMLFEGNWAAGVHVAKWTRRQIRALARSLLRRPGATAARMQLAQLRGGIAGPLLYMRARRRAAHGQ
- a CDS encoding SDR family oxidoreductase — its product is MPEHKQGEIVVVTGGSAGVGRATVREFAKAGADVVVLARGKERIDAACAEVEAMGGRALGISVDVTDCDAVEAAAERIERELGPIDIWINNAFAGIFSPFMEMTPEEYRRVTEVTYMGQVHGTRAALKRMLPRDSGMIVLVGSALAYRGIPLQSAYCGAKHAVQGFLDSVRPELDYRGSQVRMCMVQLPALNTPQFEWARTHMGKKPRPVGKIYQPEVAARAIHFAAHANRKEVWVGSTTLEAILGDEAASALLDEYLAETGVDGQSAPAPVSPGRKDNLFEPVPGDFAAHGRFDDVAHATSTQMWLNRNRGAVAGAVAAVAAGAGLGFMLARRDEG
- a CDS encoding HlyD family type I secretion periplasmic adaptor subunit; protein product: MRQDLVLSGKRAVANVGGFPVVGPDYGATGDPSREIRFGLIIAAIFFIGFLGWAAIAPMDAAAYADGKLVVSGQRQTVQHRDGGIVGALYVTEGQQVRRGQVLMQLAASELLAQERSLTSQFIGLLAQKARLQAEQAGRNVIPMPAGLAGLSGEDASIAQEALRLQQMQLQTRSSLLEAQRAAFGQRTAQIAHEADGYRSQLESAAEQERLLTEELRGLKELAAKGFVSRNRIRALERARAELRGQRGQYRASIAGSGEAVGEARVRILELEREHQERVAAELREVETTLRDVQPRLTSARDQLRRTAIKAPVGGAVVGLSVFTVGGVVAPGQKLLDVVPRNAPMLVEARVAPKDADDLAPGQTGLVRFPGLHERNLPNLEGRITRISADALVDERTGESYFTVDVEVPLEELKGLRGEGDGKLALRAGMPAQVLIPLRKRTALQYAFEPLFAGMWRSLREQ
- a CDS encoding type I secretion system permease/ATPase, giving the protein MNKLNEGALKQAIAATKSHYKYAAAFSALLNILFIFPVLYMLQVYDRVVPTQGTLTLVLLTIVLMFALMTLSLLDYSRSRLLVRASARLDQVLARPILSMALGSSDRSDIGLRQAMREFDTLRQTVSGTSILALLDAPWTPIYILICFLIHPLLGLLAFGGAAGLIFIAWRNEQATHLPLKDANDAAARAYASQDASAASADTIRALGMREAIVNRHLRERETMMRLQTEASFKSSTHVAASKFVRLALQSGALGLGALLAINDQISPGAIFAAMFLVGRALAPIDQMLGAWRNIVQMRDAHRSLSKLLLLHDSKSEQTTLPPPQGRIEVENVSVFGKSEERPILSGVRFAVEPGEVVGIVGPSGAGKSTLARVIAGALTPDRGTVRFGGAEQTDWDPEILAQHVGYMPQEPTLFAGTIKDNIARFRSNTASGGRSVDAAAIEAAKLTGAHDVILRLSGGYDYELDWGGRGLSTGQAQRIAFARAVFGSPDFLVLDEPNSHLDADGDLQLITTLGELKANGVTILIVTHKLSILPIVDKLVVMQDGRVEMYGPRDDVMGRIAPPEPKRPVTHVQAGTEGDIR
- a CDS encoding glycosyltransferase family 2 protein; protein product: MASDATAGISIIIPSHNRCALLQRVLDALGRQDFAQQSFEVVVVADGCVDDTLEMLASYRPDFLLRVLEADGVGPAEGRNIGAAAAQGQLLIFLDDDVLPEPEFVAAHVEAHQGESENVVIGPYPPYPYASKSLFRLRVRHWWTKHFEEIARPGHRFSYRDLLTGNLSISAELWRSIGGLDAQFRYAREDYELGVRLMRRGVRFAFAPGALGYHHEHLTMSLEGSFRRAFEEGRSDIRMGRKHPHIKIRLKAWQFRMRSRRLQRLADRGLFMAKHRGDGPATLIARLLGPLERRGLRSAYLMLYSALNRYWYLRGVAEELGSFAAWREFTKGLAAPGVKSEITIDLREGVDAAAEVLDTLRPRCARFRYGHRPIGIMLDEPGSERCRGDHIRRLLAEGWGSRLLAAMAADGAILPSGQVRQARLVKAIEAAGAYYGPPRPADMWMEQYAQWRRLDRRMMRAADRASAREPRQGALADHAYPD